A genomic window from Triticum urartu cultivar G1812 chromosome 7, Tu2.1, whole genome shotgun sequence includes:
- the LOC125522752 gene encoding noroxomaritidine synthase 2-like has translation MALLSSLELHHLLVSFLVLLLSLLFCFIKLRSSKTVPTLPAEWPLVGMFPSVVANLHRFHDYATSLLAAAGSSFVFRGPAMYFFVTCDPTNVRHIFVSNFTNYPKGEEFAAIFDAMGNSFFNADGESWRRQRGRVQHLMSSPQLLAHMARCCRDKLENGLLPFLARMESLTSLDMQDLFTRFTFDMTAMSVFGVDPGLLTADMPPVIVPDAMEAVMDVGFIRNMVPSSCWKLMKCLKIGPERKLAAAQLELHRFVREMMKKWRDGPVHMDMDKEQDKKKVQIVSSYIHDPEYTDDHGKPNAFLYATLINYMFAGRDTVGTTLTWLFYNLIKHPHVVSSIRRELAPIAMHKATTTSGNHMMIFEPEETEPIVYLHAALFESMRLYPPGPIERKTVMTDNILPSGHKVQRGETILISLYSMGRMEGVWGKDCTEYRPERWVKEDGKLLYVPSYKFLAFNAGPRSCLGKHISVEQMKSVVAAMVWNFDFEMVGGHVVEPKPSVVLKMKNGLWAKILKRRIE, from the coding sequence ATGGCACTCTTGTCGTCGCTAGAGCTACACCACCTCCTCGTCTCCTTTCTTGTCTTGCTTCTCTCCTTGCTCTTCTGCTTCATCAAGTTGAGGAGTTCAAAGACTGTCCCAACGCTTCCAGCGGAATGGCCCCTGGTTGGAATGTTCCCTTCCGTTGTCGCCAACCTCCACCGCTTCCATGACTACGCCACCTCCTTGCTCGCCGCTGCCGGCAGTAGCTTTGTGTTTCGTGGGCCTGCCATGTACTTCTTCGTCACCTGCGACCCGACGAATGTCCGCCACATCTTCGTCTCGAACTTCACCAACTATCCCAAGGGCGAGGAGTTCGCTGCCATCTTCGACGCCATGGGGAACAGCTTCTTCAACGCGGACGGCGAGTCATGGCGCCGCCAGCGTGGCAGAGTGCAGCACCTCATGTCGAGCCCACAGCTGCTGGCTCACATGGCCCGCTGCTGCCGCGATAAGCTGGAGAACGGCCTCCTCCCCTTCTTGGCGCGCATGGAGAGCCTAACCTCGTTGGATATGCAGGACCTGTTTACCAGGTTCACATTCGACATGACGGCCATGTCGGTCTTCGGGGTCGACCCTGGCCTTCTGACCGCCGATATGCCACCTGTAATTGTGCCGGACGCCATGGAAGCTGTCATGGATGTAGGCTTCATCCGGAACATGGTGCCATCATCTTGCTGGAAGTTGATGAAGTGTCTAAAAATTGGCCCGGAGCGGAAGCTCGCCGCAGCGCAATTGGAACTGCACCGATTTGTCAGAGAGATGATGAAGAAGTGGAGAGACGGACCAGTCCACATGGACATGGATAAAGAGCAAGATAAAAAGAAGGTACAAATTGTTTCTTCCTACATCCATGACCCAGAGTATACCGACGACCACGGAAAACCTAATGCTTTCCTGTACGCGACCCTGATCAACTACATGTTTGCTGGGCGTGACACGGTCGGCACGACCCTCACCTGGCTCTTCTACAACCTCATCAAACACCCACACGTCGTGTCGAGCATCAGAAGAGAACTAGCTCCCATTGCCATGCACAAAGCAACCACCACCAGCGGCAACCACATGATGATCTTTGAGCCAGAGGAGACCGAACCGATCGTCTACCTGCACGCGGCATTGTTCGAATCCATGAGGCTGTACCCACCGGGCCCCATCGAGCGCAAGACGGTGATGACCGACAACATACTGCCGAGCGGTCACAAGGTGCAAAGGGGTGAAACCATCCTGATTTCACTCTACTCAATGGGCAGGATGGAAGGTGTGTGGGGCAAGGATTGCACGGAGTACCGCCCAGAAAGGTGGGTCAAAGAGGACGGCAAGCTTCTGTACGTACCATCCTACAAGTTCCTAGCATTCAACGCCGGGCCAAGATCGTGCTTGGGCAAGCACATCTCGGTAGAGCAGATGAAGAGTGTCGTTGCCGCCATGGTGTGGAACTTCGATTTTGAAATGGTGGGAGGGCACGTTGTAGAGCCAAAGCCATCAGTTGTGCTCAAGATGAAGAATGGGTTGTGGGCCAAGATCCTCAAACGGCGCATCGAATGA